One genomic region from Arthrobacter sp. YN encodes:
- a CDS encoding helix-turn-helix domain-containing protein, with amino-acid sequence MEFWTFVAFSPTEFQESTMLDVPEPRQTDNSFGFVAWRGNSSRMSEAHAHNDIEVNFSAAPVIYDSGGRTSVIPAGIPAAFWGAQPHQLVEMDPATPFAFATVPLARFLSWSVPPNVKARLLQGEILHGPSNGDYSGLEASFHRWAYDLYFPGHLGQHAAELEIQGLLVRLSLGDWSEAMPEDGKSSANMQRAAKMALFIKENSGSPVRATDVAAAIHLHPNRAASIFSEVFGVGINAYLRQHRVAHAQRLLLTTDLPTAAVSARAGFQSLSSFHETFSAVCHMSPGTWRRQHLGMERKFELHQ; translated from the coding sequence TTGGAGTTCTGGACCTTTGTCGCCTTCTCCCCCACGGAATTCCAAGAATCCACCATGTTAGATGTCCCTGAGCCTCGGCAAACCGACAACTCGTTCGGCTTCGTCGCGTGGCGCGGCAATTCAAGCCGCATGTCAGAAGCGCATGCTCACAATGACATTGAGGTGAACTTCAGTGCCGCCCCTGTAATCTACGACTCCGGCGGCCGTACTTCCGTCATCCCTGCAGGCATTCCAGCAGCGTTTTGGGGCGCTCAACCGCATCAATTGGTGGAGATGGATCCGGCAACGCCATTTGCTTTCGCCACAGTTCCGTTGGCACGGTTCTTGTCTTGGTCAGTCCCCCCGAACGTCAAGGCCCGGCTGCTCCAGGGAGAGATCCTCCATGGACCATCAAACGGGGACTACTCCGGGTTGGAGGCGAGTTTCCATCGCTGGGCCTACGATCTCTACTTCCCGGGTCATCTTGGACAACACGCTGCGGAGCTGGAAATCCAAGGACTGCTGGTTCGGTTATCCCTTGGTGATTGGTCCGAAGCCATGCCGGAAGATGGCAAATCTTCTGCGAACATGCAACGTGCCGCCAAGATGGCGCTGTTCATCAAGGAAAACTCAGGATCACCAGTCCGTGCAACGGATGTGGCGGCTGCAATTCACCTTCACCCCAACCGGGCGGCTTCCATCTTTAGTGAGGTGTTTGGCGTAGGCATCAACGCTTACCTGCGACAACACCGCGTCGCTCACGCTCAGCGTCTTCTTCTGACGACAGATCTTCCCACCGCGGCTGTGTCCGCGCGAGCGGGTTTTCAGTCGCTGAGCTCCTTTCATGAAACGTTCTCCGCCGTCTGTCACATGTCCCCTGGCACTTGGCGGCGTCAGCATCTGGGGATGGAACGGAAATTCGAGCTTCACCAGTAG
- a CDS encoding phytanoyl-CoA dioxygenase family protein has translation MTQEIHPAAGPAAQFARAPREYHLTDKEIASFDENGYIILRNRIGGDLLRKLQAASTRWIADGQALKSEEDGRGDYNFATRPSGRVLFRINYLHSKQEAASLELLGSPEMLGIAESLAGPNFVPTYESLVFKNTGDGAPIDWHQDAVHPRTHRIFNVDVYLDASRRGAGSLRVAPGSHNHIVDVCQLEEEYGWDAPGVIQTEMNPGDVLVHDVMLVHGSEATLANALRRTIYYEFRPAEQILAEGPWDHSFIDQRLRLVALGLAEWKKQNPDRAAFSWNVDNELAPMVSSDTETELRVAHATHSPGSFCSAGNVAPTPNGRAVQIASQGEAH, from the coding sequence ATGACTCAAGAAATCCACCCTGCGGCCGGACCAGCTGCTCAATTCGCCAGAGCCCCCCGCGAGTACCATCTGACCGACAAGGAGATCGCCAGCTTCGACGAGAACGGTTACATCATCTTGCGCAATCGGATTGGTGGCGACCTGCTGAGAAAGCTGCAGGCCGCCTCGACTCGATGGATTGCCGACGGGCAGGCACTGAAAAGTGAGGAAGACGGGCGTGGTGATTACAACTTCGCCACCCGCCCATCAGGGAGAGTACTCTTTCGAATCAACTATCTGCACAGCAAGCAGGAGGCCGCTTCACTGGAACTGCTTGGGAGCCCTGAAATGCTTGGAATCGCCGAAAGCCTTGCCGGCCCTAATTTCGTGCCAACCTACGAGTCGCTCGTCTTCAAGAACACTGGCGACGGAGCCCCGATCGATTGGCACCAGGATGCAGTGCACCCGCGAACCCACCGCATTTTCAATGTTGACGTCTATCTGGATGCCAGTCGGAGGGGCGCCGGATCACTACGGGTCGCGCCCGGCTCCCATAACCACATCGTTGATGTATGCCAGCTCGAAGAGGAATACGGATGGGACGCCCCGGGTGTCATCCAGACAGAGATGAACCCGGGCGACGTCCTGGTGCACGACGTGATGTTGGTTCATGGCTCCGAGGCCACCCTGGCGAATGCACTACGCCGGACCATCTACTACGAATTCCGCCCGGCGGAGCAAATCCTCGCGGAAGGTCCATGGGACCACAGCTTCATCGACCAACGACTGCGACTGGTGGCCTTGGGGCTGGCTGAATGGAAGAAACAAAACCCGGACCGCGCCGCCTTTTCATGGAACGTGGACAACGAGTTGGCTCCGATGGTCAGCAGCGACACCGAAACAGAATTGCGCGTTGCCCATGCCACCCATAGCCCCGGGTCATTCTGCAGCGCCGGGAACGTCGCGCCAACACCCAACGGCCGCGCAGTCCAGATCGCATCACAGGGAGAAGCTCATTGA
- a CDS encoding GntR family transcriptional regulator, translating to MANQLGLNIDRSSPVPLYHQVVQGIEAAIHSGLLEPGSRLDNEIDLAAQLNLSRPTMRKAMDELVRSGLLVRKRGVGTQVVSSQVRRPLELSSLFDDLTNNGKKPTTEVLSFSHMEADAPTLATLQLPAGSKVYHFTRLRKVGGKPLALMENWVRDDIASMDEAMLAAEGLYAILRRGGVNFRLATQRIGAMIANDYQAPLLETDVNSALVTMERTAVDDTGRRVETGHHVYRADSYSFEMTLVQR from the coding sequence GTGGCGAATCAACTTGGTCTGAACATCGACCGATCCTCCCCCGTGCCCCTTTACCATCAGGTTGTCCAAGGCATCGAAGCAGCGATCCACAGCGGCCTCCTGGAGCCCGGAAGCCGGCTGGATAACGAGATTGACCTCGCAGCACAGCTCAACCTGTCCCGGCCCACCATGCGCAAAGCCATGGATGAACTGGTCCGTTCCGGCCTTCTGGTCCGCAAACGCGGCGTCGGAACCCAGGTGGTCTCCAGTCAAGTCCGTCGGCCGCTGGAGCTTTCAAGCCTTTTTGACGACCTCACGAACAATGGCAAGAAACCCACCACGGAAGTACTGAGTTTCTCCCACATGGAGGCTGACGCGCCAACTCTGGCAACCCTGCAACTCCCGGCCGGTTCCAAGGTTTACCACTTCACCCGCCTGCGCAAAGTGGGCGGTAAGCCATTGGCGTTGATGGAGAACTGGGTCCGCGACGACATCGCCTCCATGGATGAAGCCATGCTTGCGGCCGAGGGCCTCTATGCGATTCTGCGCAGGGGTGGCGTGAACTTCCGCCTGGCCACACAGCGCATCGGCGCAATGATTGCCAATGACTATCAGGCACCCCTTCTTGAAACCGACGTCAACTCTGCTTTGGTCACCATGGAACGTACCGCGGTGGACGACACCGGGCGACGGGTCGAGACCGGCCATCACGTGTACCGCGCCGACTCCTACAGCTTTGAAATGACCCTCGTACAGCGCTAA
- the iolB gene encoding 5-deoxy-glucuronate isomerase — protein MTNWVYPLGTAADGDWDISLGTSDSATVVDGWAHTGLKVATLAAGAAVELPAVSEERIVVPLNGSFTVTVDGVEYPLAGRPSVFNGPSDILYSGIGKAVTISSSDGGRVAVATAPAQASHPTRLVTAAETPVELRGAGNCSRQVHNFGTPAALEADRFIVCEVITPAGNWSSYPPHKHDEEKDGETHLEEIYYFETQVAAGSGAPSNADAIGYQRVYASDERPIDVSAEVRTGDVVLVPYGWHGPAMAAPGYDMYYLNVMAGPGPVREWLISDDPHHGWVRQSWDGQDIDPRLPFGV, from the coding sequence ATGACCAATTGGGTCTACCCCCTGGGCACTGCCGCCGACGGCGACTGGGATATCTCACTCGGAACCTCCGACTCCGCAACGGTGGTGGACGGCTGGGCCCATACGGGACTGAAGGTCGCCACCCTCGCCGCGGGCGCCGCCGTCGAACTTCCAGCGGTCAGTGAGGAACGGATTGTGGTTCCCCTCAATGGATCGTTCACTGTCACAGTGGACGGCGTCGAATACCCCCTTGCGGGGCGACCCTCCGTATTCAACGGGCCCAGTGACATCCTGTATTCAGGCATCGGGAAAGCAGTCACCATCAGTTCGTCCGACGGCGGCCGCGTCGCCGTGGCCACTGCCCCGGCACAGGCCTCCCACCCAACACGACTGGTAACAGCTGCTGAGACGCCGGTTGAACTGCGTGGAGCCGGCAATTGCTCACGTCAAGTCCACAATTTCGGGACACCCGCAGCTCTGGAAGCAGACCGTTTTATTGTCTGCGAGGTCATCACCCCCGCCGGAAACTGGTCCTCCTATCCCCCGCATAAGCATGACGAGGAGAAGGACGGAGAAACGCACCTCGAGGAGATCTACTATTTCGAGACCCAGGTTGCCGCAGGCTCCGGCGCTCCCTCCAACGCAGATGCCATTGGCTACCAGCGGGTTTATGCCTCTGACGAGCGCCCCATCGACGTTTCGGCAGAGGTCCGCACAGGCGACGTCGTCCTGGTCCCCTATGGCTGGCACGGCCCCGCCATGGCAGCGCCGGGCTATGACATGTACTACCTCAACGTGATGGCCGGCCCCGGACCAGTCCGCGAGTGGCTCATCAGCGACGATCCCCACCACGGCTGGGTACGGCAGAGCTGGGACGGCCAGGACATCGACCCGCGGCTTCCGTTCGGGGTTTGA
- a CDS encoding Gfo/Idh/MocA family oxidoreductase — protein sequence MKDIILGLVGVGRIGVMHANNITALNAGLHNKGVNVRLRLTDVAADHARTVAADLGADFVPTVADLIASGVDGLVIATGTGTHPELIRAGVDAGIPVFCEKPVAMNVADALPVLDYVRDNNGVVQIGHQRRFDAGYLEAQRAYQAGELGWIHSLRAVTCDMTPPPVEFLASSGGLFRDCSVHDFDILRWLTGREIVEVYAKGSNNGDPAIGDVGDVDTALAVVTFDDGTMGTVSASRYNGAGHDVRLEIQGSNNSVMVGLDDKTAMVSAEPGVNFPAGNPHQTFAERFEAAYRSEMAAFVELILGERENPCTPEDAVAASRVADAAQESLVTGSPVKVAVTVTF from the coding sequence ATGAAAGACATCATTCTCGGCTTGGTCGGTGTGGGACGCATCGGCGTCATGCATGCGAACAACATCACTGCGTTGAACGCGGGCCTTCACAACAAAGGTGTCAACGTACGGCTTCGCCTCACTGACGTTGCCGCCGACCACGCGCGGACGGTTGCGGCGGACCTGGGGGCGGATTTTGTGCCGACGGTCGCGGACCTCATCGCCTCCGGAGTGGACGGCCTGGTCATAGCCACTGGAACGGGGACACACCCGGAGCTCATTCGGGCGGGCGTCGACGCCGGCATTCCGGTCTTTTGCGAGAAGCCGGTGGCAATGAACGTCGCTGACGCGCTTCCGGTGCTGGACTACGTCAGGGACAACAATGGCGTGGTGCAGATCGGCCATCAACGCCGGTTCGACGCGGGCTACCTCGAAGCACAACGTGCCTACCAGGCCGGCGAACTGGGGTGGATCCATTCGTTGCGGGCAGTTACCTGCGATATGACGCCGCCGCCCGTGGAGTTCCTGGCGTCATCCGGCGGTCTGTTCCGCGACTGCTCGGTCCACGATTTCGACATCCTCCGCTGGCTGACAGGGCGGGAAATTGTTGAGGTGTATGCCAAGGGTTCCAACAACGGTGATCCAGCCATTGGCGATGTGGGCGATGTGGACACGGCGCTTGCCGTTGTCACTTTCGACGACGGCACCATGGGAACGGTTTCGGCAAGCCGCTACAACGGGGCCGGCCACGACGTCCGCCTGGAGATCCAGGGTTCCAACAATTCAGTCATGGTGGGCTTGGACGATAAGACCGCCATGGTGTCGGCTGAACCGGGTGTCAACTTCCCGGCAGGGAATCCGCACCAGACCTTTGCCGAGCGCTTCGAAGCGGCATACCGCTCCGAAATGGCGGCATTCGTTGAATTGATTCTGGGGGAGCGGGAGAACCCGTGCACGCCGGAAGATGCCGTGGCAGCATCCCGGGTGGCAGACGCGGCCCAGGAATCGCTGGTCACCGGTTCGCCGGTCAAGGTGGCCGTGACAGTCACGTTCTGA
- a CDS encoding Gfo/Idh/MocA family protein, producing MTPALLPQSRVPESRDAPALRWGIMGPGWIAERFTESVQAHTGQVITAVGSRSLSRSKAFAELFNVPAAYGSYEELAAAPDVDLVYVCTPHTAHHASAVLAIDAGKHVLIEKPLGLNAHQARDIASRAGAAGVFAAEAMWTFFLPKFDVIRQLLEAGTLGSITTVVAEYGEHFDPSHRIFNPELAGGPLLDLGTYPLALVTEVLGSPLRVHALGQPHRTGVNAQVSAIMTFDGGAQATVNTHLHNLTPTAATIVGTKATLVIEGPFNMPGAFDVRFPEGRRLRYDEAAAGHLEGLHYEAAAVARTIAEGGLQASQRMLADSIRTLEVADEIRRQLGIVFPGEADMTVQPTTIL from the coding sequence ATGACGCCTGCTTTGCTCCCACAGTCCCGCGTTCCGGAATCCCGGGATGCTCCGGCCCTTCGCTGGGGCATCATGGGACCGGGGTGGATCGCCGAACGGTTCACTGAATCTGTCCAGGCGCATACCGGGCAGGTGATAACCGCCGTCGGGTCCCGTTCGCTGAGCCGGTCAAAAGCCTTTGCTGAGTTATTCAACGTACCGGCCGCCTACGGCAGCTATGAGGAACTCGCCGCCGCTCCGGACGTGGACCTTGTCTATGTCTGCACGCCCCACACCGCACATCACGCGTCAGCGGTGTTGGCGATCGACGCCGGCAAGCATGTTCTGATCGAAAAGCCGCTTGGGCTCAATGCCCACCAGGCGCGGGACATTGCTTCACGCGCAGGAGCGGCAGGAGTTTTCGCCGCTGAAGCCATGTGGACCTTCTTCCTGCCGAAATTCGATGTGATCAGGCAACTCCTGGAGGCTGGAACGCTGGGAAGCATCACCACAGTTGTTGCCGAGTATGGTGAGCATTTCGATCCCTCCCACCGCATCTTCAATCCCGAACTGGCCGGAGGCCCGCTTCTTGACCTCGGCACCTACCCTCTGGCACTGGTCACGGAGGTGTTGGGCAGTCCACTCCGGGTGCATGCACTCGGGCAGCCTCACAGGACAGGGGTCAACGCCCAAGTTTCAGCCATCATGACGTTCGACGGCGGTGCGCAGGCCACTGTGAACACCCACCTGCACAATCTCACGCCCACGGCAGCCACCATTGTGGGTACAAAGGCCACGCTGGTGATCGAAGGCCCCTTCAACATGCCGGGCGCGTTCGACGTCAGATTCCCTGAGGGGCGCCGACTTCGTTACGACGAAGCCGCAGCCGGACATCTCGAAGGCCTGCATTATGAGGCAGCAGCCGTGGCCCGCACCATTGCCGAAGGTGGCCTGCAGGCGAGCCAAAGAATGCTCGCAGATTCCATTCGCACACTTGAAGTAGCTGACGAGATCCGGCGCCAACTGGGGATCGTGTTCCCTGGCGAAGCCGACATGACGGTTCAGCCCACGACGATTCTCTAG